One window of the Zea mays cultivar B73 chromosome 3, Zm-B73-REFERENCE-NAM-5.0, whole genome shotgun sequence genome contains the following:
- the LOC100279528 gene encoding SCARECROW-like protein isoform X1, which yields MVMDAGLHEPCALLPGSKRDSHMLVYPQIAAAANGFTAQELESLLFLSSDGITLAAGSGGGGGGGSYLNVAPTTVVPPAPTNRASPPRDVSAAPPSVGQPDDSEAFSDIVLGYINRMLMAEDIDDKFEHYPEHPAVLAAEKPFLEILAERPSSSGGSAVESPGGSSVGNSCYSARSCTCATATAASDAFGAVLTPALDFPSAAFLQPPQLYQDLSPEGSVVDAGGAWPYDSTEFYQLHSNPSSFASSNGSCATISDGFESLLSSPGVMPDVGFTDFAVQSQQAMQFCRGFEEASKFLPDESKLVIDLEKPASVTSLVANIKGENRFAEVKAEKADVQAEIHRGKKHFYGDDLDAEEGRRSKHSAPAIDTDHLVREMMDKVLLCNGETCSKGVKELREALQHDVAKNSHGVHGKGSGHGKGRGKKQPKKEVVDLETLLVHCAQSVATDDRRGATELLKQIRQHASPNGDGDQRLAHCFANGLEARLAGNGSQIYKSLIMTRFPCTDVLKAYQLYLAACPFKKISHFFANQTIMNAVEKAKKVHIVDYGIYYGFQWPCLIQRLSTRPGGPPRLRITAIDTPHPGFRPAERIEETGRYLKDYAETFNVPFEFRAIPSRFEAVQIEDLHIAKDELLIVNSMFKFKTLMDESVVAESPRNMVLSTIRKMNPHLFIHGIINGSYNAPFFASRFREALYHYSAIFDMLETNIPRDNEQRLLIESALFGREAINVISCEGLERMERPETYKQWQVRYQRAGFRQLPINQDIMKRAREKVRCYHKDFLIDEDNRWLLQGWKGRIVLALSTWKPDHRSP from the coding sequence ATGGTCATGGACGCTGGCCTGCACGAGCCGTGCGCGCTGCTGCCGGGATCCAAGCGCGACAGCCACATGCTAGTCTACCCCCAAATCGCCGCCGCCGCTAATGGGTTCACGGCGCAGGAGCTCGAGTCGCTGCTGTTCCTGTCGTCTGATGGGATTACTTTGGCTGCGGGCagtggcggtggcggcggcggcggaagcTATCTGAATGTCGCGCCTACCACTGTGGTCCCGCCCGCCCCGACCAACCGCGCGTCGCCGCCGAGGGATGTGTCCGCCGCGCCGCCCTCGGTGGGGCAGCCGGATGATTCGGAGGCGTTCTCGGACATCGTCCTGGGCTACATCAACCGCATGCTCATGGCCGAGGACATCGACGATAAGTTCGAGCACTACCCGGAGCACCCCGCGGTGCTCGCCGCCGAGAAGCCCTTCCTCGAGATCCTCGCCGAGCGGCCCTCGAGCTCCGGTGGCAGCGCGGTGGAGAGCCCGGGCGGCAGCAGTGTGGGGAACTCTTGCTACAGCGCGCGCTCTTGCACCTGCGCCACCGCCACGGCGGCGTCCGACGCCTTTGGCGCCGTGCTGACGCCGGCGCTCGACTTCCCGTCGGCCGCGTTCCTGCAGCCACCACAGCTGTACCAGGATCTAAGCCCTGAGGGCAGCGTGGTGGATGCAGGCGGCGCGTGGCCGTACGACTCGACGGAATTCTACCAGCTGCACAGCAACCCGTCGTCGTTCGCGTCATCCAACGGCAGCTGTGCTACAATATCAGACGGCTTTGAGTCGTTGCTGAGCTCGCCTGGTGTCATGCCAGATGTTGGCTTCACCGATTTTGCCGTGCAAAGCCAGCAGGCTATGCAGTTCTGCCGTGGGTTCGAAGAAGCAAGCAAGTTTCTGCCTGACGAGAGTAAGCTTGTGATTGATCTTGAGAAGCCAGCATCTGTTACAAGCTTGGTGGCTAACATCAAAGGGGAGAACAGGTTTGCAGAGGTCAAGGCAGAGAAGGCCGATGTTCAGGCAGAAATTCACAGAGGAAAGAAGCATTTCTATGGTGATGACTTGGATGCAGAGGAAGGGAGGCGCAGTAAACATTCAGCACCCGCTATCGACACTGATCACCTTGTGCGGGAGATGATGGACAAGGTCTTGTTGTGCAATGGCGAGACATGTTCAAAAGGCGTCAAGGAACTCCGTGAAGCCCTGCAGCATGACGTGGCAAAGAATTCACACGGGGTTCATGGAAAAGGGTCCGGACATGGCAAGGGCCGTGGCAAGAAACAGCCGAAGAAGGAGGTGGTTGACTTGGAGACTCTCCTCGTCCACTGTGCTCAGTCTGTGGCCACCGATGATCGACGTGGTGCAACTGAGCTCCTGAAGCAGATCAGACAGCATGCATCGCCCAATGGCGACGGTGACCAGCGTTTGGCGCACTGCTTCGCCAACGGCCTTGAGGCGAGGCTTGCTGGCAATGGAAGTCAGATTTACAAGTCTCTTATAATGACGAGGTTTCCCTGCACCGATGTGCTGAAAGCCTACCAGCTTTACTTGGCAGCTTGCCCATTCAAGAAGATCTCCCATTTCTTTGCCAATCAAACCATTATGAATGCTGTGGAGAAGGCGAAGAAAGTCCACATCGTGGACTATGGTATATACTACGGCTTTCAGTGGCCGTGCCTCATTCAACGGCTCTCTACCAGGCCTGGTGGCCCTCCGAGACTCCGGATCACGGCAATCGACACGCCGCACCCTGGTTTTCGCCCAGCAGAGCGCATAGAGGAGACCGGAAGGTATCTAAAAGATTATGCTGAGACCTTCAATGTGCCCTTCGAGTTCCGAGCCATTCCATCTAGGTTCGAGGCGGTTCAGATAGAGGATCTCCACATTGCCAAGGACGAGCTGCTGATCGTGAACAGCATGTTCAAATTCAAGACACTGATGGACGAGAGCGTGGTGGCTGAGAGTCCAAGGAACATGGTCTTGAGCACAATCAGGAAGATGAACCCACATCTGTTCATTCATGGGATCATCAATGGCTCCTACAACGCACCCTTCTTTGCGTCTCGCTTCCGGGAGGCCTTATACCACTACTCCGCCATCTTTGACATGCTGGAGACGAACATCCCGAGGGACAACGAGCAGAGGCTGCTCATCGAGTCAGCACTGTTCGGTCGAGAGGCAATCAACGTAATCTCCTGCGAGGGCCTGGAAAGGATGGAGAGGCCCGAGACATACAAGCAGTGGCAGGTGAGGTATCAGAGAGCTGGGTTCAGGCAGCTCCCGATCAACCAGGACATCATGAAGCGTGCTCGCGAGAAGGTCAGGTGCTACCACAAGGACTTCCTCATCGACGAAGACAACAGGTGGTTACTGCAAGGGTGGAAAGGACGCATCGTGCTGGCGCTCTCAACGTGGAAGCCAGACCACAGGTCTCCCTAG